A DNA window from uncultured Methanoregula sp. contains the following coding sequences:
- the ribB gene encoding 3,4-dihydroxy-2-butanone-4-phosphate synthase, producing MIEDALQALRDGKFILLYDFDDREGETDFAIRSDAVTPKHIVQMRKDGGGLICTAVHPAAARRLGLPFASDALRAIAVAEREGDIPYDRKNHSSFSLWVNHRNTFTGITDRDRTLTVNAIAEQVKRALNGGDVSFHEIFRTPGHMALLRAADGLLDQRRGQTELSVAMAEMAGVTPAITICEMLDDESGYALSKADAKLYARKHGLVFVEGPEVLERWEAEKTSSSR from the coding sequence GTGATAGAGGACGCCCTGCAGGCGCTCCGCGACGGCAAGTTCATCCTGCTCTATGATTTCGATGACCGGGAAGGCGAGACGGATTTTGCAATACGATCCGATGCGGTAACGCCAAAGCATATCGTCCAGATGCGCAAGGACGGCGGGGGTCTTATCTGCACGGCCGTGCACCCGGCCGCAGCCCGGCGACTCGGCCTGCCGTTCGCAAGCGATGCCCTCCGGGCCATTGCCGTTGCCGAACGGGAAGGCGACATCCCGTACGACCGGAAGAATCACTCGTCGTTCTCGCTCTGGGTCAACCACCGCAACACGTTCACCGGTATCACCGACCGGGACCGTACCCTGACCGTCAACGCGATCGCCGAGCAGGTAAAGCGGGCACTCAATGGCGGGGATGTCAGTTTCCACGAGATCTTCCGCACCCCCGGCCACATGGCACTCCTGCGGGCAGCCGACGGCCTGCTCGATCAGCGCCGGGGCCAGACCGAACTCTCGGTCGCAATGGCGGAGATGGCGGGAGTCACGCCCGCGATCACCATCTGCGAGATGCTTGACGATGAGTCCGGTTATGCTCTCTCAAAAGCGGATGCAAAACTTTATGCCCGGAAGCACGGGCTTGTCTTTGTCGAGGGGCCCGAAGTGCTGGAACGCTGGGAAGCGGAGAAGACATCATCTTCCCGCTGA
- a CDS encoding DUF120 domain-containing protein, with translation MIPAEDLQCLKAIALRGGCSGPIFVSTQSIGEMLAISQQTASRRLKSLETAGLISRTLVADGQHVTVTKSGEDVLKKEYQEYCRIFSEGGKTYQLSGSVVSGIGEGKYYMSLGPYKEQFSTVLGFEPYPGTLNIKLSPSSVTVRKKIDALDWTRIKGFSTDGRTFGDARCIPCRIGTIKCGIVVPGRTHYPDDLLEVIAPIALRRKLGVEDNDSINVEVGQ, from the coding sequence ATGATACCAGCTGAGGATCTCCAGTGCCTCAAGGCGATCGCGCTGCGGGGCGGGTGCAGTGGTCCCATATTCGTCTCCACTCAAAGTATCGGCGAGATGCTTGCGATAAGCCAGCAGACTGCCTCGCGAAGGCTCAAGAGCCTCGAGACTGCCGGGCTCATCTCGCGGACACTGGTTGCCGACGGGCAGCACGTGACGGTGACCAAATCCGGTGAAGATGTACTGAAAAAGGAGTACCAGGAGTATTGCCGGATCTTTTCCGAGGGTGGCAAAACCTATCAGCTGAGTGGTTCCGTGGTCAGCGGAATCGGCGAAGGAAAGTACTACATGAGTCTTGGTCCCTACAAGGAGCAGTTCAGTACCGTTCTCGGGTTCGAGCCGTACCCCGGCACGCTCAACATCAAGCTCTCCCCTTCCAGCGTTACGGTCAGGAAGAAGATCGATGCCCTTGACTGGACCCGGATCAAGGGGTTCTCTACCGATGGCCGGACGTTTGGCGACGCCCGTTGCATCCCGTGCCGGATCGGCACGATCAAATGCGGTATCGTTGTCCCCGGCCGGACCCATTACCCCGATGACCTCCTTGAAGTTATCGCTCCCATCGCCCTGCGCCGGAAGCTGGGTGTTGAGGATAACGACAGTATCAATGTAGAGGTGGGGCAGTGA
- a CDS encoding helix-turn-helix domain-containing protein, which produces MKSGLRSQLAEKMAGEITLSDSPGHALKKWRMNFEIAPGVLSDRLGVSPSVISDYESGRRKSPGTAVVGKIVDTLLAIDEETGGAHIHKFSTMLFSNVDDDVIYDLHEYETAIPLKEFTDAIGCTLLCGSMDKVIFGYTVVNSLNAIMQLSSDEFNRIYGWSTERALVFTNVSTGKSPMVAIRVTPFKPRCVVLQGIEPADVHPIVEKMAERDRITILCTGMDIDKIVSTLREKEW; this is translated from the coding sequence ATGAAATCCGGATTGCGGAGCCAGCTTGCCGAGAAGATGGCAGGCGAGATCACGCTGTCGGACTCACCGGGACACGCGCTCAAGAAATGGCGCATGAACTTCGAGATAGCCCCTGGCGTCCTCTCGGATCGTCTTGGTGTATCTCCGTCTGTCATCAGCGATTACGAGAGTGGCAGACGAAAAAGTCCCGGCACCGCTGTTGTCGGCAAGATTGTCGACACCCTCCTTGCCATTGACGAGGAGACCGGCGGTGCACACATTCACAAATTCTCAACCATGCTCTTCTCGAATGTCGATGATGACGTGATCTACGACCTCCACGAGTACGAGACCGCAATCCCGCTCAAGGAGTTTACCGACGCGATTGGCTGTACGCTGCTCTGCGGGTCTATGGACAAAGTCATCTTCGGCTATACGGTGGTCAACAGCCTCAATGCGATCATGCAACTCTCATCCGATGAGTTCAACCGCATTTACGGCTGGAGCACCGAACGGGCGCTGGTCTTCACCAACGTCTCGACCGGGAAATCACCGATGGTTGCGATCCGCGTAACGCCGTTCAAGCCACGCTGCGTGGTGCTGCAGGGCATCGAGCCGGCAGACGTCCACCCCATCGTGGAGAAGATGGCAGAACGGGATCGCATCACCATCCTGTGCACGGGCATGGATATTGACAAAATCGTGAGTACTCTGAGGGAGAAAGAATGGTAG
- a CDS encoding hydroxymethylglutaryl-CoA synthase — MVGIITYGTYIPRYRIKVEEIARVWGGNASDITGGLGVFEKSVPDMDEDAATIAVEAARNALLRRKIDPAEIGAVYVGSESHPYAVKPTACTVGEAIGATPNMTAADYEFACKAGTAAIQTCMGLVKSGMVKYGVAIGSDVSQGAPGDALEYTAAAGGAAFIIGNDDPIAIIHHTASFTSDTPDFWRREGQDYPRHGGRFTGDPGYFKHVKGASRLLLEQTKKTPKDFTYAVFHQPNAKFPQKVAKDLGFTSEQIKPGLVVPRLGNTYSGASPIGLAATLDMAKPGDTIFVCSFGSGAGSDAFDIEVTDAIKTRINRDAAPGVEKQLKDPIYLDYARYAKHKGKLVMQA; from the coding sequence ATGGTAGGCATAATTACCTACGGTACATACATACCGAGATACCGCATCAAGGTCGAGGAGATCGCACGGGTCTGGGGCGGCAACGCTTCCGACATCACGGGCGGCCTGGGCGTTTTTGAAAAGTCCGTTCCCGACATGGACGAGGACGCAGCAACGATCGCCGTCGAAGCAGCACGCAATGCGCTGCTGCGCCGGAAGATCGACCCCGCTGAGATCGGGGCCGTGTACGTAGGCAGCGAGTCGCACCCCTATGCGGTGAAGCCTACGGCCTGCACGGTCGGGGAAGCGATAGGAGCCACCCCGAATATGACGGCAGCCGACTACGAATTTGCCTGCAAAGCGGGAACCGCTGCTATCCAGACCTGCATGGGTCTTGTCAAGAGCGGCATGGTGAAGTACGGGGTTGCCATCGGGTCCGATGTCTCGCAGGGTGCACCGGGCGATGCGCTCGAGTACACCGCGGCAGCGGGCGGAGCGGCATTCATCATCGGAAACGATGATCCGATCGCAATCATCCACCACACGGCTTCGTTCACGAGCGACACGCCGGACTTCTGGCGCCGGGAGGGGCAGGACTATCCCCGCCACGGCGGCCGGTTTACCGGAGACCCCGGGTACTTCAAGCACGTGAAGGGCGCAAGCCGACTTCTCCTGGAGCAGACGAAGAAGACCCCGAAGGACTTCACCTACGCGGTCTTCCACCAACCCAACGCCAAGTTCCCGCAGAAAGTGGCAAAGGACCTCGGCTTCACGTCTGAGCAGATCAAGCCGGGCCTCGTTGTCCCGCGCCTCGGGAACACCTACTCGGGCGCATCCCCCATCGGGCTTGCGGCAACCCTCGACATGGCAAAGCCGGGCGACACCATCTTTGTCTGCTCGTTCGGCTCCGGTGCCGGCAGCGACGCGTTCGACATCGAAGTGACCGATGCCATCAAGACCAGGATCAACCGCGATGCGGCACCCGGAGTAGAGAAACAGCTCAAGGATCCCATCTACCTGGATTATGCACGATATGCGAAACACAAGGGGAAACTGGTGATGCAGGCATGA
- a CDS encoding thiolase domain-containing protein: protein MRDVAVIGIGCTKFGEHWDRSFRDLFVEAGALAIEDAQISGEKIDAMYVGNMSAGRFVEQEHIGALIADYAGMATRHIPSTRVEAACASGGLAFRQAVIAVASGMEDIVVAAGVEKMTDVEPGASTDALTGAADREWEGFVGATFPGLYAMIANDYMHKYHMTREQLAHVAVKNHFNGARNPIAQFPSEITLDTVLKSTMVAEPLRLFDCSPITDGAAAVIVAPLERAKEFTDTPIKVLATAQASDSIALHDRRDISTLDATVAAGQRAFKMAKLTHKDINMVEVHDCFSIAEICAIEDLGFCKKGTAGKFTADGETALGGKIPVNTSGGLKSCGHPVGATGIKQVYEIVQQLRGDAGRRQVENAKIGMTHNVGGTGATVAVHILGRV, encoded by the coding sequence ATGAGAGACGTAGCAGTTATCGGGATCGGGTGCACGAAATTCGGCGAGCACTGGGACAGATCGTTCCGCGACCTCTTCGTCGAAGCAGGAGCGCTCGCCATCGAGGACGCCCAGATATCGGGCGAGAAGATCGATGCAATGTACGTCGGCAACATGAGTGCAGGCCGGTTTGTCGAGCAGGAGCACATCGGGGCGCTTATCGCTGACTATGCCGGTATGGCAACCCGCCACATCCCCTCGACACGTGTCGAGGCTGCCTGCGCCTCGGGAGGCCTCGCCTTCCGGCAGGCAGTCATCGCAGTTGCAAGCGGCATGGAAGATATTGTCGTGGCAGCCGGTGTCGAGAAGATGACCGATGTCGAGCCCGGCGCGAGCACGGACGCCCTTACCGGCGCTGCTGACCGCGAGTGGGAAGGATTCGTAGGCGCGACATTCCCCGGCCTCTACGCGATGATCGCAAACGACTACATGCACAAATACCACATGACCCGCGAGCAGCTGGCACACGTTGCCGTGAAGAACCACTTCAACGGTGCCCGCAACCCCATTGCCCAGTTCCCGTCGGAGATCACGCTCGATACCGTGCTGAAGTCGACCATGGTAGCAGAACCCCTCCGGCTCTTCGACTGCTCGCCCATCACCGATGGTGCGGCAGCCGTTATCGTAGCCCCGCTCGAGCGGGCAAAGGAGTTCACGGACACGCCGATAAAAGTGCTCGCAACGGCACAGGCCAGCGACTCCATTGCTCTCCATGACCGGCGCGACATCTCGACCCTTGATGCAACCGTTGCCGCAGGGCAGCGGGCCTTCAAGATGGCCAAGCTCACCCACAAGGACATCAACATGGTCGAAGTCCATGACTGCTTCTCGATTGCCGAGATCTGTGCAATCGAGGATCTCGGGTTCTGCAAGAAAGGCACGGCCGGGAAGTTCACCGCTGATGGCGAGACCGCTCTTGGCGGGAAGATCCCGGTCAACACGAGCGGCGGGCTCAAGTCCTGCGGCCACCCGGTCGGAGCGACCGGCATCAAGCAGGTGTACGAGATCGTCCAGCAGCTCCGCGGCGACGCGGGCAGGCGGCAGGTGGAGAACGCGAAGATCGGCATGACCCACAACGTGGGCGGCACCGGTGCAACGGTTGCCGTGCACATTCTCGGGAGGGTATAA
- a CDS encoding Zn-ribbon domain-containing OB-fold protein — protein sequence MTVARFWRKIPQRYNLIGTKCETCGRHFFPPRTFCPDCRRTGKIVDHKFSGKGTVVTYTVIQTAPDQFSSPGPYVLAIIKLDEGPQMTSQIICDPKQVKIGMKVKSVFRKIATDGESGIIHYGTKFVPAE from the coding sequence ATGACCGTAGCACGATTCTGGAGAAAGATCCCCCAGCGGTACAACCTGATCGGAACGAAATGCGAGACCTGCGGACGACACTTCTTCCCCCCGCGGACCTTCTGCCCGGACTGCCGCAGGACCGGCAAGATCGTTGACCACAAGTTCTCCGGGAAGGGTACCGTTGTGACCTACACGGTCATCCAGACCGCACCCGACCAGTTCTCATCGCCCGGGCCGTACGTGCTCGCGATCATCAAGCTGGATGAAGGCCCCCAGATGACGAGCCAGATCATCTGCGACCCGAAACAGGTGAAGATCGGCATGAAAGTAAAAAGCGTCTTCCGCAAGATCGCAACCGACGGCGAGAGCGGCATCATCCACTACGGCACGAAGTTCGTGCCGGCAGAATAA
- a CDS encoding SpoIIE family protein phosphatase, with the protein MVMLQLICVIVVVAYLLTRSKFFLDFLDGHSTIKTQIILILIFGLLSIYGTVNGVEMLGAIVNVRDLGPMLGGLIGGPFVGLGAGLIGAAYRGTLGGITVVSCSIATVLAGLFGGLIWLWCKRKFCGIKIAVIFAILMEGLHCLLTLLIVRPFDQAWTITSSFALPIIIANAAGMFIFAFIIENLQKERKMLAERDTLMREIERKNTELAIAAEIQQSFLPDSITQIEGFEIAGKSVMAKEVGGDFFDVIPFEVIPLKKGSMGIMIADVSGKGIPAALFMALSRIVVRVNATWYVDRPAMAIRSANNIISADSKAGMFVTLFYGILEVDSHTLTYVNAGHNPPIICHADDEQLMELEATGIAIGALADAEYTTATAPIKAGDVVVLYTDGITEAENAEQDMYGEERLHEVIRSCRAEPAEKILSTILESVRTFTGGVAQSDDITLMVVRVK; encoded by the coding sequence ATGGTAATGCTCCAGCTCATCTGTGTGATTGTTGTTGTTGCCTACCTGCTGACCCGGAGCAAATTTTTCCTGGACTTCCTCGACGGCCATTCCACCATAAAAACACAGATCATCCTCATTTTAATTTTTGGCCTCCTCTCGATCTATGGCACGGTAAACGGCGTAGAGATGCTGGGTGCCATTGTCAATGTACGTGACCTCGGCCCGATGCTTGGCGGTCTTATCGGGGGACCGTTTGTCGGCCTGGGAGCCGGGTTGATCGGCGCAGCGTACCGCGGGACCCTTGGGGGAATCACGGTTGTGTCCTGCTCCATTGCCACGGTTCTTGCCGGGCTGTTTGGCGGGCTTATCTGGTTGTGGTGCAAACGGAAATTCTGTGGAATTAAAATTGCAGTTATCTTTGCCATCCTCATGGAAGGATTGCATTGTCTGCTCACCCTTCTGATTGTCCGTCCGTTCGATCAGGCATGGACGATCACATCTTCCTTTGCTCTGCCCATTATCATTGCCAATGCTGCAGGGATGTTCATCTTCGCATTCATCATCGAAAATCTCCAGAAAGAACGCAAGATGCTGGCTGAGCGCGACACCCTGATGCGGGAGATAGAACGAAAGAACACCGAACTTGCGATCGCTGCTGAGATCCAGCAGAGTTTCCTGCCCGATTCGATAACGCAGATCGAAGGATTCGAAATAGCAGGAAAGAGCGTGATGGCAAAAGAGGTGGGCGGAGACTTTTTCGATGTGATCCCGTTCGAAGTGATCCCGCTCAAAAAAGGATCCATGGGGATCATGATCGCTGATGTCTCGGGCAAGGGCATTCCTGCCGCCCTGTTCATGGCCCTCTCGCGGATCGTGGTCCGGGTGAATGCCACATGGTACGTGGACCGGCCCGCAATGGCAATCAGAAGCGCAAACAACATTATTTCGGCCGATTCCAAGGCCGGAATGTTTGTCACCCTCTTCTATGGGATCCTGGAAGTGGACAGCCATACGCTTACCTATGTGAATGCCGGCCACAACCCGCCGATCATCTGCCATGCTGATGACGAGCAGCTCATGGAACTTGAGGCAACGGGTATTGCAATCGGGGCCCTTGCAGATGCTGAATATACCACAGCAACAGCCCCAATCAAAGCCGGGGATGTCGTTGTGCTCTACACCGATGGCATCACCGAAGCGGAAAATGCAGAGCAGGATATGTATGGGGAAGAGCGGCTGCATGAAGTGATCCGTTCATGCCGTGCAGAACCCGCAGAAAAGATTCTCAGTACGATCCTTGAATCGGTACGCACGTTCACCGGGGGCGTTGCCCAGTCGGACGACATAACCCTGATGGTCGTACGGGTTAAATAA
- a CDS encoding solute carrier family 23 protein gives MPTTPPDIVYDVDDIPPAPTLVTLGLQHVFVIAISLILPVLIAREVGLSDKEAAYFVSMSMLASGIGTCLQAWKYKGTIGSGYLCPCVCGPAYLSSSILAVKNGGLSLLFGMTALTGVFQVGLSRVIGRLRVLFPVEVTGVVVIMVGISIIPFTLPLFLSTGTTDPVVAQKEILVAIVTFAIILSFTIWGKGMGRLFPALIGIVVGYVLSAALGIIDFSTYQAFEKAPLFAVPDFSYFGVSFSLALLIPFVVATICSSFKNVGDISICQKAGDLDWKRPDFSTISNGILSDGITTTAGGLLGGVGQSSSSANIGLALATRAISRYIAFAAGGILIFLALFPKIATVFLVMPSPVMGAALVYMGSFMIVAGFGILTSRMMDARKTFVIGVSLMFGIGAYILPDTFSHMDPLISPLFESGLAIATLLAIGLNLIVRIGVGKEETLVISAQDSGADRIFAYMEKAGETFGARREVIVEASHAVSQTCDALLDFGLAKSEIRITTRFDDMNLDITIQYHGDPLPLPTHCPSEKEIQEDDTQLINLTGFLIRNYVDTIQEVSKNGDCTISLHYDH, from the coding sequence ATGCCCACAACTCCACCGGATATTGTGTACGATGTGGACGATATTCCACCTGCACCCACGCTGGTAACGCTGGGACTTCAGCATGTCTTTGTCATTGCAATATCCCTGATCCTGCCGGTCCTGATTGCACGGGAAGTCGGGCTCTCGGATAAAGAGGCTGCCTATTTTGTGAGCATGTCCATGCTGGCCTCCGGTATCGGTACCTGTCTTCAGGCATGGAAATACAAAGGGACCATCGGATCGGGATATCTCTGCCCCTGTGTCTGCGGGCCCGCGTACCTCTCATCATCAATTCTTGCGGTAAAGAACGGGGGGCTCTCCCTGTTATTTGGGATGACCGCACTCACCGGCGTGTTCCAGGTCGGGCTTTCACGGGTTATCGGAAGACTGCGGGTACTGTTCCCGGTTGAAGTCACCGGCGTTGTGGTCATTATGGTGGGCATATCCATCATTCCGTTTACCCTCCCCCTCTTTCTTTCAACCGGAACAACCGATCCCGTCGTGGCCCAGAAGGAGATTCTTGTCGCAATCGTGACCTTTGCCATCATTCTTTCCTTTACCATCTGGGGAAAGGGAATGGGCCGGCTGTTTCCCGCACTCATCGGCATTGTGGTCGGCTATGTTCTCTCAGCAGCTCTTGGCATTATCGATTTCTCAACGTACCAGGCATTTGAGAAAGCCCCGCTCTTTGCAGTGCCGGATTTCTCCTATTTCGGGGTCAGTTTCAGTCTTGCACTGCTCATCCCGTTCGTTGTCGCAACCATATGTTCCTCGTTCAAAAATGTCGGCGACATCTCAATCTGTCAGAAAGCCGGGGATCTTGACTGGAAACGACCTGATTTTTCCACGATCAGCAATGGTATTCTTTCGGATGGGATAACAACCACGGCGGGAGGGCTGCTCGGAGGAGTCGGACAGTCCAGTTCGTCCGCCAACATCGGACTTGCTCTTGCCACCCGGGCAATAAGCAGGTACATTGCCTTTGCCGCAGGGGGAATTCTCATCTTCCTTGCACTCTTCCCCAAGATCGCAACCGTCTTTCTGGTGATGCCATCGCCGGTGATGGGGGCGGCGCTGGTCTATATGGGAAGTTTCATGATCGTCGCCGGGTTTGGTATCCTCACCTCCCGGATGATGGATGCCCGCAAGACATTTGTCATCGGGGTCTCGCTGATGTTCGGGATCGGTGCCTATATCCTCCCGGACACGTTCTCCCACATGGACCCCCTTATCAGCCCTCTTTTTGAGTCGGGACTTGCGATTGCAACACTCCTTGCAATCGGTCTGAACCTGATTGTACGAATCGGGGTGGGAAAAGAAGAGACCCTGGTGATCTCAGCACAGGATTCCGGCGCGGATCGCATCTTTGCCTACATGGAGAAGGCAGGAGAGACATTCGGGGCCCGCCGGGAAGTGATCGTTGAGGCATCCCATGCGGTATCGCAGACGTGCGATGCACTCCTCGACTTCGGGCTTGCAAAAAGTGAGATCCGGATCACCACCCGTTTTGATGACATGAATCTGGACATTACGATCCAGTATCACGGAGATCCTCTTCCCCTCCCAACGCATTGCCCTTCAGAAAAGGAGATCCAGGAAGACGATACCCAGCTGATAAACTTGACAGGGTTTCTTATCCGGAATTACGTTGACACGATCCAAGAGGTCTCGAAAAACGGGGATTGCACGATCAGCCTACACTATGATCACTGA
- a CDS encoding class I SAM-dependent methyltransferase family protein, translated as MTVCQWGLRVPARQGEEMRQALIREGALDATLRVIRDGDALVLPLTGPRTGADRFEFEAHPGREPLPRHELVGGIAIMQEDDKTGAQKILASRPSLHTVVFAEGEVHGEYRTREFCVLAGEPTTRTVVTEHGHRFVVDLAGAYFSARLSTERQRILLQVQRDETVLDMFAGVGPFAITLAARASFVAATDLNPKAIELMLENLAKNRAGNVLPLLADARRLPALLPWKFDRVVMNLPLAGTEFLPEAFRLCRAGGTIHFYSLVSVDGEHTEKIQKLGGTVLAEREVRSYSPGQWHAVYDIVVN; from the coding sequence ATGACGGTTTGTCAATGGGGGCTCCGGGTGCCGGCACGGCAGGGCGAGGAGATGCGGCAGGCGCTGATACGGGAAGGCGCGCTCGATGCCACGCTGCGGGTCATCAGGGATGGAGATGCCCTTGTTCTCCCCCTGACGGGTCCGCGGACCGGTGCGGACCGGTTTGAGTTCGAGGCACACCCTGGCCGGGAACCCCTGCCCCGGCACGAGCTGGTCGGTGGTATCGCAATTATGCAGGAGGATGATAAGACCGGTGCTCAGAAGATCCTTGCCTCCCGCCCCTCGCTCCACACGGTTGTCTTTGCCGAAGGGGAGGTGCATGGCGAATACCGGACACGGGAATTCTGTGTGCTCGCGGGCGAACCGACAACCCGGACGGTCGTGACCGAGCATGGCCACCGGTTCGTCGTGGACCTGGCCGGTGCCTACTTCTCCGCCCGGCTCTCGACCGAGCGGCAGCGTATTCTTCTGCAGGTCCAACGTGATGAGACGGTGCTCGATATGTTCGCCGGTGTCGGACCGTTTGCCATCACGCTTGCTGCCCGGGCCTCCTTTGTTGCTGCCACCGATCTCAACCCGAAGGCGATCGAACTCATGCTTGAGAACCTCGCAAAGAACCGGGCCGGAAACGTGCTCCCCCTGCTTGCAGATGCCCGCCGGCTTCCTGCGCTCCTCCCATGGAAATTCGACCGGGTGGTGATGAACCTCCCGCTGGCCGGCACAGAATTCCTGCCAGAGGCCTTCCGGCTTTGCCGGGCGGGCGGAACGATCCATTTCTACTCGCTGGTATCTGTTGACGGGGAGCATACGGAGAAGATACAGAAACTCGGCGGGACTGTGCTTGCTGAACGGGAGGTCCGGTCCTACTCGCCGGGGCAGTGGCATGCGGTGTACGATATCGTGGTAAATTGA
- the hmgA gene encoding hydroxymethylglutaryl-CoA reductase (NADPH), whose amino-acid sequence MADDAGRRNDTGNGAKSGHDNERETIIRSRLKDGTLKLYELEKELSPLDAIRVRREFIQEETGAELENIGIFSIDIERVVKRNCENMIGTIQVPVGVAGPMLINGGYAQGNYWLPLATTEGALIASVNRGCGAITKAGGAEVRVLHDGMTRAPVFAADSVGHAAQVCDWVSVHRDELRTVAESTTSHGKLTDIVTFVAGTSVFVRLEFDTKDAMGMNMVTIASAKVADLIAQGTGVRLIALSGNMCSDKKPAAINGIMGRGRSIVAGVALSHELISSVLKTDAKTLAEVNYRKNLVGSARAGAMGFNAHAANVVAAMFIACGQDAAHAIDGSTCITTVDLTETGAYVAVTLPSLPVGTVGGGTGVETQQECLRLLGVAGSGTPPGTNAKKLGEIIGAAVLAGELSLLGALAAQHLARAHQQLGRG is encoded by the coding sequence ATGGCTGATGATGCTGGGCGCCGCAACGATACCGGGAACGGTGCAAAGTCAGGTCACGATAATGAGAGGGAGACTATCATTCGCTCGCGGCTGAAAGACGGAACGCTCAAACTGTACGAACTGGAGAAGGAACTCTCGCCACTGGATGCGATAAGGGTCAGGCGCGAGTTCATCCAGGAGGAGACCGGAGCCGAACTGGAAAACATCGGCATCTTCTCCATCGATATCGAACGTGTGGTCAAACGCAACTGCGAGAACATGATAGGTACCATCCAGGTGCCGGTCGGGGTTGCCGGGCCGATGCTCATCAACGGGGGATATGCCCAGGGGAATTACTGGCTTCCCCTCGCGACAACGGAGGGAGCGCTGATTGCCTCGGTCAACCGGGGATGCGGTGCCATCACCAAAGCCGGTGGGGCGGAAGTCCGCGTGCTTCACGACGGCATGACCCGGGCGCCGGTCTTTGCCGCAGACAGTGTCGGCCATGCTGCGCAGGTCTGCGACTGGGTGAGCGTTCACCGCGACGAGCTCAGGACCGTTGCAGAGAGCACGACCTCGCACGGGAAACTCACCGACATCGTCACGTTCGTTGCGGGAACCAGCGTCTTCGTAAGGCTCGAGTTCGATACCAAGGATGCGATGGGCATGAATATGGTCACCATCGCGAGTGCCAAGGTCGCCGACCTGATTGCCCAGGGAACCGGCGTGCGCCTCATCGCCCTCTCGGGCAACATGTGCTCCGACAAGAAACCCGCTGCAATCAACGGCATCATGGGCCGGGGCCGGAGCATTGTTGCAGGGGTCGCCCTCTCCCACGAACTGATAAGCTCGGTCCTCAAGACCGATGCAAAGACGCTCGCGGAAGTGAACTACCGCAAGAACCTTGTCGGCTCTGCCCGGGCCGGGGCAATGGGCTTCAATGCCCATGCAGCCAATGTCGTTGCCGCGATGTTCATAGCCTGCGGGCAGGACGCCGCCCACGCGATCGATGGCAGCACCTGCATCACCACGGTCGACCTGACAGAGACCGGTGCATATGTCGCCGTGACCCTTCCCTCCCTCCCGGTCGGGACCGTTGGCGGCGGGACCGGCGTGGAGACCCAGCAGGAATGCCTCAGGCTGCTCGGCGTTGCCGGGAGCGGGACGCCCCCCGGGACGAACGCGAAGAAACTCGGGGAGATTATCGGGGCCGCGGTCCTGGCCGGCGAACTCTCGCTCCTCGGCGCCCTTGCCGCCCAGCACCTTGCCCGGGCCCACCAGCAGCTCGGCCGGGGATAA